The following nucleotide sequence is from Numenius arquata unplaced genomic scaffold, bNumArq3.hap1.1 HAP1_SCAFFOLD_1140, whole genome shotgun sequence.
TGGGGTGCCCCCTAAGTTGTGGGGTGACCCCCTAAATTACAGGGTGACCCTCCTCCAAAAATCTTGATTGTCAGCTTATTTCACTCAAACACCAGATAAAAActttccctcccccaaaatcTATGGGGTGTCCCCCCTAGGTTGTGGGGTGCCCCCCAAGTTGTGGGGTGCCCCCTAAATTGTGGGGCGCCCCCTGGGCCTCTCACCCCCTGCAGGTGCAGCGGATCAAGCAGATCAACAGCGGCCTGAAGCAGGCGCTGGAGGGCGGCGTGGAGGGACTGCGGCCTCCAGAGgtgggacttggggggctgggggagggcccCGCCGcgtccccctgtgccccacagaaTCCCCACCTGCCCCACGGCGTCCCCACGgcgtccccaccccccccccccatcgtgTCCTGTTCtgccccacggtgtccccatgtGCCCCATAAAGTCCTGCCGtgccccacggtgtccccacagtgtcccccACGTGCCCCATCATGTCCCCGCGGTGCCCCACGGTGTCATATCGTCCCCCCCCGTggcaccccacggcaccccatttccccccacatcaccccacaccccccgtCTCCCCCCAGGGCAACGGCAAATTCAGCTCCCGCTGGACGACGGACGAGCAGCTCCTGGCGGTGCAGGGTGAGCCCCCCCCTCGTTAACCCCGGTACCCGTTACCCTCGTTAACCCCGGTACCCCCGTCCCCTCGTTACCCCCGTCCCCTCGTTACCCCGTCCCCTCGTTACCCCCCTTCCCCTCGTTACCCCGTCCCCTCGTTACCCCCCATCCCCTCATTACCCCCTTCCCCTCGTTACCCCCGTCCCCTCGTTACCCCCATCCCCTCGTTACCCCTTTCCCCTCGTTACCCCGTCCCCTCGTTACCCCCCTTCCCCTCGTTACCCCCTTTCCCCTCGTTACTCCTTCCCCTCATTACCCTGTTCCCTCGTTACCCCCGTCCCCTCATTACCCCTTTCCCCTCATTACCCCCGTCCCCTCATTACCCCTTTCCCCTCATTACCCCCGTCCCCTCGTTACCCCCTTTCCCCTCGTTACTCCTTCCCCTCATTACCCCCGTTCCCTCGTTACCCCCATCCCCTCATTACCCCCTTCCCCTCGTTACCCCCTTCCCCTCGTTACCCCTTTCCCCTCGTTACCCCGTCCCCTCGTTACCCCCGTCCCCTCGTTACCCCTTTCCCCTTGTTACCCCCATCCCCTCATTACCCCCTTCCCCTCGTTACCCCCGTCCCCTCGTTACCCCTTTCCCCTCGTTACCCCGTCCCCTCGTTACCCCCGTCCCCTCGTTACCCCGTCCCCTCGttaaccccttcccccccagCGCTGCGTCGTTACGGCCGGGATTTCCCCGCCGTGGCGGGGGTTTTGGGGAACAAGACGGCAGCTCAGGTCCGCAGCTTCGTCCTCGGGACCCGGCGCCGCCTGGGGCTGGAGCGGCTCCTGCGGGAGAGAGacccccccggaaccccccccGGGCACCGGCAGGAGGTGAGTGGGgaccggggggtgggggggggcagccggcactgggaccagttcagaACCGAGACTGGGACCGGTTCTGAACTCCGGACTGGGACCCGTTCTGAGAtgggactgggaccagttctgagATAGGAACTGGGGCCAGTTTGGAGGcaggcactgggaccagttctgaaCTGCGACTGGGACCAGTTTGGAGGCGgggactgggaccagttctgagATGGGACTGGGACCAGTTTGGAGGCaggtactgggaccagttctgaaCTGGGACCAGTTTGGAGGCGGGGGTGGGGACTGGTTCCAAGGCAGGGACTGGTCCCAGTTCCAGCCTGACCACCCCCAAAAACTGGTCCCAGTTCCATCCCCAGGGCTATTCCCAGTCCTAGTCCTGAGCCAGGCACTGGTCCCAGTTCCAAGCCGGGAACTGGTCCCAGTCCTGATTCTGGCCCCGCCCCCAGTTCCCCTCTGGCCCCGCCCCCAGATCTGACcacacccctgagccatggcctcGGTCTGGACCACGCCCATTGatcctggccccgccccctcgggCTTGGCCCCGCCCCCAACGTCTCTCTCCCCGCAGGTGCAGATCACCGGCATCTCCCGCCAGGCCCCGCCTCCCGCCTcctcggccccgccccctcctctggccccgccccctccaccctccccctCACGCCCACCGCAGCCCCCGCCCCTTTTGCGCCCGGCCCCACCCAACGCCCCCGCTGCTGCCGCGGCCCCCCCCACCGCTCCAGCAGGGCCGGGCCCCGCCCCCCCTCATCCGCCCCGGCCACGCCCCCGCCGCTCGGCcacgcccccccgccgccggccacGCCCCTCCCCGCTGAGTGATGGGCTCCGCCCCCCCGGCGCAGCACCCCCTGCTGggccgggggggtgtgggggggggggcagccccgttTGACAATAAAGGTATTTTACTAGAGTGGCTGCGTGTactgggggtactgggagcactggtccgtactgggagcactcgggggggggggaggggggtttaCTGGGTGGACTGGGCCGtactggggggagttactgggagcactggtccatactggaagcactggggaaggaggggggggggttgggggtttaCTGGGTGGACTGATCCATGCTGGGGGcagttactgggagcactggtccatactgggagcactggggcagGTTACTGGGAGGACTCAGGGATGTGGGGGGGAGGAATGTTACTGAGAGGATTGGGGGGAAGGGTAAAGGGAGGGGTGTTACTGGGTGGACTGGTCTGCACTGGGAGTCCTGGTCCATACCGGGAACTGTGATCCATACTGGGAACACTGGTCTGTACTGGCACCCCTGGTccgtactggtctatactgggaacACTGCTCTATACTGGGAGCACTTGTACTGGGAATACTGGTCTATACGGGGAACACTGGTCCATACTGGGAACCGTGATCTGTACTGGGAGCCCTGGTCCATACCAGGACCCCTCATctgtactggtctatactgggagcactggtccgtactgggagcactggtcgGAGACGACGGATCTTTCTGGAAAGTTTTTAATCTAGAACCTGGAAAATCCACAGCGTGCgctgggggggcggggccagcggcgctgcccctccccccacccgctcccctcccccctcccacccgggggcggccgtgccgggggagggggaggggagggggggaggggctggggacaccccaccccccccccgaggtATGTCAAGGGCACGTGcagcccctccccccctccccaatccccgggggcgaggggggagggggggatgacACCCAGGGGGCGGGGCTACAGCAGGTCAAAGGGGgcgcccccgcccctccccccccgggtgggggaggggtgacCCCTCCCCCCGGCAGCAGCAGaacccctccccccctcccccggggcccTTCCtgagtgaggggggggggagggggcaggacatccaggttggggggggggggaggggggcggccctGTGACGTCAGGATGTCCCCGAGGccacccgggggggggtggggtgtgggggcggggctgtgacgtcaggatgtccccaatgtccctaAGGCCACGTCGGGGTGTCCCCCTAAGGCTCCGggccgtccccgtgtcccctccccgccccccccctaaGGCTCGGGGGACGTCCCCCGGAGATGTCCCCAAGGGTTCCTGGGCCACCAGGATTGTCCTTCCCAGGAGAAACCGGTCCATCCaagatgtccccaagtgtcccacCAAGGATGTCCCCAAAAGGTTCCTGGGCCACCAGGGACCCATCCCCGTGTCCAATGAGGATGTCACCACAGGTCCTTAGGCTACCCCAGGATGTTCTTCCGTGGACCCGGGTCATCcaggatgtccccatgtccccaaagtCCATCATCGATGatgttccttccccccccccccccccaaggtcccAGCTCCATCCAGGATGTCCCCAGAGGGTGCCAGGTCCAGCCCAAGGTCCCAACTCCATCCAGGACATCCCACGTCCATCTACATCGTCCCCAGAGGGTGACAGGGCCATTGAGGACATCCCGAGATGCCAGCTCCATCTAGGACAATCCCCAAGAAGGTCCCAGGTCCAGGTCCATCCTGATGTCCCAGCACCATTGAGGACGTCCCCAAAGGGTCCCAGGTCCATCGAGAACAGCCCAAAGCTCCATCCAGAAGGTCCCAGGTCCATCCGGAATGTCCCAGGTCCATCCAGAAGGTCCCCAGAAGGTCCCAGGTCCATCCAGAACGTCCCCAGAAGGTCCCAGGTCCATCCAGAACGTCCCCAGAAGGTCCCAGGTCCATCCAGAACGTCCCCAGAAGGTCCCAGGTCCATCCAGAACGTCCCCAGAAGGTCCATCCAGAAGGTCCCAGGTCCATCCAGAAGGTCCCCAGAAGGTCCCAGGTCCATCCAGAAGGTCCCCAGAAGGTCCCAGGTCCATCCAGAACGTCCCAGGTCCATCCAGAAGGTCCATCCAGAAGGTCCCAGGTCCATCCAGAAGGTCGCTCCTCAGGCCCCACCAGgactcacacccccccccccccccatccccatcaatCCACAGCATCGTCCCCACCTGGGTCCACGTGTGTCGTCCCCTTCCCCGGCTGAAGGCGGTGGCAGCACCCaccaggtgtgtgtgtgtggggggagggggtgtgtggggggacacccccacccccacccacccacccccccacctcctcgtGGCTCAGAGCTTGAGCTCGTTGGCCACCTTGGAGGCGATGTTCTTGAAGGCCATGGAGGTGCCGGCGATGCGTTTGAAGCGGACGCCGTTGAGGGACAATCGGGGGAGTTTGCAAACCTCCATCTCCCACTGGACGAAGGAGTCGTGGCCGGGGGCCCCGTGGGCGCAGAGAAGGACGAAACGTTCTTGGGGTTCACACCGACAACTGTTGGCGTCCAGAACTTTCCGGATCTCCCGTAGCATCTCCCCGGGTTCCAAAGAACTCGTGGTCTTCATGCTCCAAGTGAAACGTAAGGACCGAGGTTTGGCTTCTCGGCCAACTccaccgccaccaccgccgccacCTTCCCGAGGGTCCTTCTCCGGCCCCACCGCTGGTCTGAGGGACATAAGgtggaaggggggtgggggggggaatgggacACGGGGGTCAccaagggggtgggggtggtggggtggaacCAAGCTTGGAGGTTCTGGGCGCGACAGGGACCTCGTGGACCAGCGTGGTGGGACTGGGTGTGACAGGGGTCCCAAGAACGTCACCGGGACCACCATGGTGGGCTTGGGTGGCATTGAGATGCCACCAGGAGAAGCACGGTGGGCATGCATGGCATGGGGACCCCATGGATGTCACCAACATGGAGGTTCTGAGTGTGACAGGGGTTCCACGGATGTCATCAGGACCACCATGGTGGCCATGGGTGTGACAGGGGTTCCACGGATGTCATCAGGACCACCATGGTGGCCATGGGTGTGACAGGGGTTCCACGGATGTCATCAGGACCACCATGGTGGCCATGGGTGTGACAGGGGTTCCACGGATGTCATCAGGACCACCATGGTGGCCCTGGGTGTGACAGGGGTTCCACGGATGGCACCAGGACCACCATGGTGGCCATGGGTGTGACAGGGGTTCCACGGATGGCACCAGGACAACCATGGTGGGCCTGGGTGGCATTGAGATGTCACCAGAAGCACGGTGGGCATGCATGGCATGGGGACCCCATGGATGTCACCAACATGGAGGTTCTGAGTGTGACAGGGGTTCCATGGATGGCACCAGGACCACCATGGAGGAGGGCCTGGGTGACATAGAGATGTCCCTGGAGGTGTCATGGATGTCACAGGGCACAAGGCAGTGGTCCTGGAGACCCCATGGGTGTTGAGGGTGTCATGGGGACCCTGGGGATCCTATGGGTGTCCCAGGGACCCCGGGGGTGTCACAGGTGACACAGGGACCCATGGGTGACACGAGGACCCCAAGGGGGTGACACGAGGACCCCAAgggggtgacacaggtgacaTGGGGATTCTGGGGGTATCACAGGGACccggggggtgacacgggggatCCACGGGTGACGCAGGGACCCTGGGGGGTGTGTCAAGGGTGTCCCAGGGATCCTACGGGTGACAcagggacccccggggggggtgggggggtgacaggggtgtcACTCACCTCAGCGTCTCCACCCGCTCCTTGCTCTCGGGCTCGTGCGGGTTCCTCAAGAAACAAGAGGGGACAGAgatcagtgggggggggggggacatggggggcagcccctccccctccccccgtgGGACCCAGAcgtccggggaggggggagggggggggacacagacagcacggggagggggacagacacacacacacacacacacacggcggGGGTGacacagacggacagacagacagccgcAGCCGAGCGGGGAGGGGGCCATGCGGGGCCGTGCAGCACcgatgggggggacggggggggggggggacggggtgggagtggggggaggGGCCGGGACCTGCTctcccctggggtgggggtggg
It contains:
- the LOC141478871 gene encoding LOW QUALITY PROTEIN: REST corepressor 2-like (The sequence of the model RefSeq protein was modified relative to this genomic sequence to represent the inferred CDS: deleted 2 bases in 2 codons), translated to MVHAPLVIPPPMVHATPAPPTSQMLPDKLIPSLVKYYYSWKKTRSRTSLMDRQARRLLGRKDRDDSNDETEEQRPGTEGETEATDPKKEPFYPKTAQYRHHPPPRHRRRPPRGMHLSREDVAGVTANPDLGALALRQLDCQLVSLKRQVQRIKQINSGLKQALEGGVEGLRPPEGNGKFSSRWTTDEQLLAVQALRRYGRDFPAVAGVLGNKTAAQVRSFVLGTRRRLGLERLLRERDPPGTPPGHRQEVQITGISRQAPPPASSAPPPPLAPPPPPSPSRPPQPPPLLRPPHPTPPLLPRPPPPLQQGRAPPPLIRPGHAPAARPRPPAAGHAPPR